One genomic window of Terriglobales bacterium includes the following:
- a CDS encoding rRNA adenine N-6-methyltransferase family protein, with protein sequence MATASELDVGKITMQQLMSDGSRRGWNHDIESGQRKSNGSNGNPRRQAKLSRQVLLFARNFFKYPKLLGSLIPSSPFLVNHLLSLIDWQRARIIVEYGPGIGTFTGEILRRMRPDAVLVAIELNRDFVGFLRDEINDPRLHVVHGSATDVRKILADLNLPHADYIISGIPYSTLPDKVRAQIVRESRGLLHPEGALVVYQFTNTVLPYLRPVFGQVEQDFKLLNILPARIFYCTP encoded by the coding sequence TTGGCCACGGCAAGCGAACTGGATGTGGGGAAAATCACGATGCAGCAGCTAATGTCAGACGGCAGCCGTCGTGGTTGGAACCACGACATCGAGTCGGGACAACGCAAATCCAACGGCAGTAATGGTAATCCAAGGCGTCAGGCGAAACTGTCGCGGCAGGTATTGCTGTTCGCTCGCAATTTCTTTAAGTATCCGAAGCTGCTCGGTTCTCTCATCCCCAGCTCCCCTTTTCTAGTGAATCATCTGCTGTCATTGATTGATTGGCAACGGGCCCGCATCATTGTGGAATACGGCCCCGGCATAGGGACCTTTACCGGGGAAATCCTGCGGCGGATGCGACCAGATGCCGTGTTGGTGGCGATTGAGTTAAACCGGGATTTTGTCGGTTTTCTGCGCGATGAGATCAACGATCCTCGGTTGCACGTGGTGCACGGTTCGGCAACAGATGTTCGTAAGATTCTTGCTGACCTGAATCTGCCACACGCCGACTACATAATCTCAGGTATTCCTTACAGCACGTTGCCCGACAAAGTACGGGCGCAGATTGTGCGTGAGTCCCGCGGCTTACTTCATCCCGAGGGAGCGCTCGTGGTCTATCAATTTACCAATACAGTGCTGCCCTATCTCAGACCCGTTTTCGGGCAGGTGGAACAAGATTTCAAGTTGCTGAATATTCTGCCCGCGCGAATTTTTTATTGCACCCCGTAG
- a CDS encoding EamA family transporter — protein MTIFNLPPNLVSTGFSLASIVTWGSADFLGGYAAQRADAFLVTALAHGSGLVFVTAVALLQHAPFPNHVSVLWALAGGLSGGISLAVFYRALSSGQMGLNAPVAAVLGASIPVAVGFALEGLPHALQIAGFLLAGLGIWFICKPDHLTGPPEGMGLAILAGFGFAGFFLFMRQTGNSSAVWVASISKIASLTLVGIIVAVKAMSGRLQRGRTGIAVLAGVLDVMGTVFYVCASQTGRLDVSVVLCSLYPMVTVLLAGIFLKERFTTLRLTGMAAALLAMPLITLK, from the coding sequence TTGACCATCTTTAACTTGCCGCCAAATCTCGTATCCACTGGTTTCAGTCTAGCGTCTATCGTAACTTGGGGAAGCGCCGATTTCCTCGGCGGTTATGCCGCGCAACGCGCTGACGCTTTCCTGGTCACGGCTCTCGCCCACGGCAGCGGCCTGGTTTTTGTGACCGCGGTTGCGCTCCTGCAGCATGCTCCCTTTCCTAACCATGTCAGCGTCCTATGGGCGCTTGCCGGAGGGCTTTCAGGCGGCATTTCGCTGGCCGTTTTTTATCGGGCGCTGTCATCCGGGCAAATGGGATTGAACGCTCCGGTAGCGGCAGTGTTGGGCGCCTCCATTCCGGTAGCAGTAGGCTTTGCGCTCGAGGGCCTGCCGCACGCTTTGCAGATTGCTGGATTCCTGCTTGCAGGCCTGGGGATCTGGTTTATCTGTAAACCCGACCACCTCACCGGTCCGCCCGAAGGTATGGGGCTCGCTATCCTCGCGGGATTTGGATTCGCTGGATTTTTCTTGTTCATGAGACAGACCGGTAATAGTTCCGCCGTGTGGGTGGCGTCCATCTCTAAGATCGCGTCACTGACTTTGGTGGGCATTATTGTGGCAGTAAAGGCGATGAGCGGACGTCTGCAACGCGGCCGAACCGGGATAGCTGTGCTCGCTGGAGTCCTTGACGTTATGGGCACCGTCTTTTATGTGTGTGCCAGCCAAACCGGGCGACTGGACGTCTCCGTGGTGCTGTGTTCCTTGTATCCGATGGTGACAGTCTTACTGGCGGGAATCTTCCTGAAAGAGCGCTTCACAACATTGAGGCTAACCGGAATGGCGGCGGCTCTTCTGGCCATGCCGCTGATTACACTTAAATGA
- a CDS encoding GMC family oxidoreductase has translation MLQVIRSPKVYDVCIIGSGAAGGTAAKVLTERGLNVVMLEAGPPVNPEKDFKMFAWPYDLPHRGAGVGGLQRGIVGDEFMAPNGAWTIEGEPYTSAPGSNFLWFRSRIVGGRTNHWGRIALRFAKVDFKARSTDGMGDDWPISYEDVAPYYDKVESYIGVFGTKENISSAPDGVFLPPPKPRCTEIFVKQICDRQKILCVPSRLAILTESHNGRAACHYCGQCGRGCVTASNFSSSQVMIPPALATRRLTLITNAMARELIVGKSGKVEAVSYIDKTTRSEQQVRARVVMLSASACESTRLLLNSKSPQFPDGLANGSGVVGRYLTDSVGSSGSGYFPQLEKIPPHNHDGVGGMHMYIPWWKFDRKNDYLRGYHIEFGGGRNMPGVADFDDVCDNSEGYGVALKQQCRRTYGTSIGFAGRGEMIPNENCYCEIDPTVVDKWGIPVLRFHWQWGDNEMKMARDMQEVFREIVHAGGGTYTDHLTPGERISAGGEIIHELGTVRMGTNPAKSALNGFCQAHEVKNLFVTDAACFVSNPDKNPTLTIMALSWRASDYLADEAKKGNL, from the coding sequence ATGTTGCAGGTCATCCGTTCTCCGAAGGTCTACGACGTTTGCATCATAGGCTCGGGCGCAGCCGGTGGCACGGCGGCAAAAGTCCTTACTGAGCGCGGACTCAATGTGGTCATGCTGGAAGCGGGCCCGCCGGTCAATCCGGAAAAAGACTTCAAGATGTTTGCCTGGCCATATGACTTGCCGCACCGCGGCGCCGGAGTTGGCGGGTTACAGCGTGGCATTGTCGGAGATGAATTCATGGCGCCAAACGGCGCATGGACCATTGAAGGTGAGCCTTACACTTCTGCGCCAGGATCGAACTTTCTGTGGTTTCGGTCGCGCATCGTCGGCGGGCGCACGAATCATTGGGGAAGGATCGCACTCCGTTTCGCCAAGGTAGATTTCAAGGCCCGTTCTACCGACGGCATGGGGGACGACTGGCCCATCAGCTACGAAGACGTAGCACCTTATTACGACAAAGTTGAGTCTTACATCGGAGTCTTTGGAACCAAGGAAAATATTTCCAGCGCCCCCGATGGCGTCTTCTTGCCGCCGCCTAAACCGCGCTGCACAGAAATCTTTGTTAAACAAATTTGCGATCGGCAAAAAATTCTCTGTGTACCTTCGCGTTTGGCGATTCTGACTGAGTCCCATAACGGCAGGGCGGCATGTCATTACTGCGGCCAGTGTGGTCGGGGATGCGTTACGGCTTCAAACTTTAGTTCCAGCCAGGTAATGATTCCACCGGCGCTGGCTACTCGCCGCTTGACGCTTATTACCAATGCGATGGCACGAGAGCTGATCGTCGGCAAGTCTGGAAAAGTTGAGGCGGTCTCGTACATTGACAAGACCACGCGCAGCGAGCAGCAGGTGCGCGCGCGCGTCGTCATGCTTTCAGCCAGCGCCTGTGAATCAACCCGCCTGCTGCTGAATTCCAAGTCGCCGCAATTTCCTGATGGCTTAGCCAATGGTTCAGGGGTGGTCGGTCGCTATCTGACAGACTCGGTTGGCAGCTCCGGCTCGGGGTATTTCCCGCAGCTGGAGAAAATTCCGCCGCACAACCACGATGGGGTGGGCGGAATGCACATGTACATTCCGTGGTGGAAGTTCGACCGCAAAAACGACTACCTTCGCGGCTACCACATCGAGTTTGGCGGTGGTCGCAATATGCCGGGGGTGGCCGACTTCGATGATGTTTGCGATAATTCTGAAGGTTACGGTGTCGCCCTGAAGCAGCAGTGCCGGCGCACTTATGGCACGAGCATCGGCTTTGCTGGGCGCGGGGAGATGATCCCCAACGAAAACTGCTACTGCGAGATTGATCCCACCGTAGTCGACAAGTGGGGTATTCCGGTGTTGCGCTTCCATTGGCAGTGGGGCGACAACGAAATGAAAATGGCGCGCGACATGCAAGAGGTGTTTCGCGAAATCGTGCATGCCGGTGGCGGTACGTACACCGACCATCTCACCCCTGGCGAGCGCATCTCAGCCGGGGGAGAAATCATTCACGAGCTTGGTACGGTGCGAATGGGAACGAATCCCGCCAAGTCCGCACTGAACGGATTTTGCCAGGCGCACGAGGTCAAGAACCTGTTCGTTACCGACGCCGCATGCTTCGTAAGCAATCCCGACAAGAATCCCACGCTCACCATCATGGCGCTGTCCTGGCGTGCGTCGGATTATTTGGCGGATGAGGCAAAGAAGGGAAATCTGTAG
- a CDS encoding sugar phosphate isomerase/epimerase, which produces MMDRRSFIGAVGATVLAQRLGAFAADRQLKRIGMQLYTVRTQLEKDFEGTIAKVAEIGYKEVEFFTYYGHDPKEVKAILERHGLTSPSTHVPMKDLRDKLQQTIDAAHIIGHEWIVNPWVDEEDRGSIENWKRIAAFLNQTAMKVQAAGLKFAYHNHDFEFKPTDGRLPYDVLQADTDPKLVQFEMDLYWITRGGQDPLKYFNKFPGRYPLVHVKDMEKPPGHNFTEVGRGRIDFKRIFAQSEKAGIQHYYVEQDETPGSPFDSLKISYDYLKTLKY; this is translated from the coding sequence ATGATGGATCGGCGCTCGTTTATTGGCGCAGTGGGGGCAACCGTGTTGGCACAGCGGTTGGGAGCATTCGCGGCGGACCGGCAGCTGAAGAGGATCGGCATGCAGCTGTACACCGTGCGCACCCAACTGGAGAAGGATTTTGAAGGCACCATCGCCAAAGTAGCGGAGATCGGCTACAAGGAGGTGGAGTTCTTCACCTACTACGGCCACGACCCAAAGGAGGTCAAAGCCATTCTGGAGCGGCATGGACTTACCTCGCCCTCTACTCATGTCCCCATGAAGGACCTGCGCGATAAGTTGCAGCAAACCATTGACGCCGCCCACATCATCGGTCACGAGTGGATTGTGAATCCTTGGGTGGACGAGGAAGACCGCGGCAGCATTGAGAATTGGAAGCGCATTGCGGCCTTTCTTAACCAGACGGCGATGAAGGTACAAGCTGCCGGCCTGAAGTTCGCGTATCACAATCACGATTTCGAGTTCAAACCTACCGACGGTCGCCTGCCCTACGACGTGCTGCAGGCGGACACCGATCCCAAACTTGTGCAATTTGAAATGGACCTGTACTGGATTACGCGCGGGGGCCAGGATCCGTTGAAATACTTCAACAAATTCCCTGGGCGCTATCCGCTGGTCCACGTTAAGGACATGGAGAAACCGCCGGGCCACAATTTCACCGAGGTGGGGCGGGGAAGAATTGATTTCAAGCGCATATTCGCCCAATCGGAGAAGGCCGGCATTCAGCATTATTACGTCGAGCAGGATGAAACGCCGGGCTCTCCATTCGATAGCCTGAAAATCAGTTACGATTACCTGAAAACTTTAAAGTATTGA
- a CDS encoding TIM barrel protein, translating into MKRRRFLAGMAAALGASALPAESFQQVKSHAPATSAGPKLSVMLWTVPKKLSFEQRLEKVAAAGYHAVELTDEFISWSDPDFARANAKKRALGMTFDTIAGLATGVANPGARPAFLDDLKHILPTMRKLECNSLIVLSGDRVPGVRAEALHQSCVEALKRAADIAAEAKVTLLLENIDPEENPNYYLTSSREGFAIIREVNHPNVKFCYDLYHEQIAEGNLISTLEKNIDQVGLIHVADVPGRHAPGTGEINYVNIFRKLAHLKYQNYIAMEFEPLGDLVKDLRGARELVVNSWHSRRGAAR; encoded by the coding sequence ATGAAGCGGCGACGATTTTTAGCGGGTATGGCGGCAGCCCTGGGGGCTTCGGCACTGCCCGCCGAAAGCTTTCAACAGGTGAAATCCCACGCACCCGCCACCTCGGCGGGGCCGAAGCTTTCGGTAATGCTGTGGACGGTGCCCAAAAAGCTCTCCTTCGAGCAGCGGCTGGAGAAAGTGGCGGCCGCGGGCTATCACGCGGTTGAACTTACCGACGAATTCATCAGTTGGTCAGACCCGGACTTCGCACGCGCTAACGCAAAGAAGCGTGCACTGGGCATGACCTTCGACACAATTGCCGGTCTAGCCACCGGAGTAGCCAATCCGGGCGCTCGACCCGCGTTTCTCGATGACCTGAAGCACATCTTACCCACCATGCGGAAATTGGAGTGCAACTCGCTCATTGTGCTCTCCGGCGATCGGGTTCCCGGAGTCAGAGCGGAAGCCCTGCACCAAAGCTGTGTTGAAGCTCTTAAGCGGGCGGCCGATATTGCCGCGGAAGCCAAGGTCACGCTGCTGCTGGAGAACATTGATCCTGAAGAAAATCCCAATTACTACCTGACCTCCTCGCGCGAGGGATTTGCCATTATTCGCGAAGTCAACCACCCCAACGTAAAGTTTTGTTATGACCTCTATCACGAGCAAATTGCCGAGGGAAATTTAATTTCCACGCTGGAGAAGAATATTGACCAGGTCGGACTGATTCACGTGGCCGACGTTCCCGGCCGTCACGCGCCCGGAACCGGAGAAATAAACTACGTCAACATTTTCCGTAAACTGGCACACCTCAAATACCAAAACTATATTGCGATGGAATTTGAGCCGCTGGGAGATCTGGTTAAGGATCTGCGTGGCGCACGGGAGTTGGTAGTGAACTCCTGGCACAGTCGTAGGGGTGCTGCCCGGTAG
- a CDS encoding gluconate 2-dehydrogenase subunit 3 family protein — protein sequence MKRRDALRLIAGAAVLPVLSHDVLALGRELQQHLGTSRALKTLDPHQDATIAAIAEMIIPATETPGARGARVDEFIDLVLTDWFDDEQRARFLHGIAATDARSRSLYGNDFVKCSQPQQVALLTALDEELAELREAEESGRRPKKTGAFKDAEETPVEQNFFHTMRFLTLIGYYTSEVGITQELGRPGIHMGPYQPCVPVDDNSKVQS from the coding sequence ATGAAACGACGTGATGCGCTCCGGCTGATTGCCGGGGCCGCCGTTCTCCCGGTTCTCTCGCACGATGTGCTTGCACTAGGGCGCGAACTACAGCAGCATTTGGGCACCTCCCGCGCGTTAAAGACCCTCGACCCACATCAGGATGCAACCATTGCCGCAATTGCGGAGATGATCATTCCTGCCACAGAGACCCCTGGCGCCAGAGGCGCACGGGTAGATGAGTTCATTGATCTAGTGCTGACCGACTGGTTTGACGATGAGCAGCGAGCACGCTTTCTCCACGGCATTGCCGCGACCGACGCCCGCAGCCGCTCACTTTACGGAAACGACTTCGTGAAATGCTCACAGCCACAACAGGTAGCGTTGCTGACGGCACTCGATGAAGAGCTCGCCGAATTGCGCGAGGCTGAAGAGTCCGGCCGCCGCCCGAAGAAGACGGGGGCCTTTAAGGACGCAGAAGAGACTCCCGTAGAACAAAATTTCTTCCACACGATGAGGTTTCTTACGCTGATCGGTTATTACACCTCCGAAGTCGGCATCACGCAGGAGCTTGGACGGCCCGGAATCCATATGGGCCCGTATCAGCCGTGTGTGCCGGTTGACGACAACTCGAAAGTGCAAAGCTGA
- a CDS encoding GMC family oxidoreductase, which yields MPTTTYDAIVIGSGISGGFAAKELGEKGLKTLVLEAGRPTVPEKDYVEHVPVWDVRFRGLRDRKSQLAKQPIQRQCYACDEWASKFFVNDNENPYTADSDKPFSWIRGRQVGGRSIMWGRQTYRWSDLDFEANLKEGIAIDWPIRYADIAPWYDYVEEFAGISGQAEGLPHLPDGRFLPAMKMNCAEETVRDAIAKYFPGERIMTIGRCAVITRPHNGRHPCHYCGPCHRGCIARAYFSSVNATLPVALATGNVTLRPFSVAHSLIFNSKSRKVSGVRVIDAQSHQALEFQGHLIFLCASTLESTRLLLNSATQEFPNGLANSSGQLGRNLMDHIMGGGASGRIPGNEDKIDIGDRPNGIYVPRFRNVKSKSHFLRGYGYQGGAGRRDWDRGINSSGFGADFKRSLKKPGPWHFSMGGFGEMLPNPNNYVELDKQVKDAWGIPALKIHCKYGENEWALMKDASIAAAEMLAAAGADDIQTFIEDNAPGLAIHEMGTARMGKDPKASVLNSWNQAHDVANLFVTDGSCMVSSSCVNPSITYMALTARACNHAVELMKRGEI from the coding sequence ATGCCAACCACCACCTACGATGCGATTGTCATCGGTTCAGGTATAAGTGGGGGCTTCGCCGCCAAGGAACTGGGTGAAAAGGGGCTGAAGACCCTGGTCCTGGAGGCAGGAAGGCCTACTGTTCCTGAAAAAGACTACGTTGAGCACGTACCAGTATGGGATGTGCGTTTCCGTGGCCTGCGTGACCGCAAGTCGCAACTTGCGAAGCAGCCAATCCAACGTCAGTGTTACGCCTGCGATGAGTGGGCCAGCAAATTCTTTGTAAATGACAATGAGAATCCTTACACCGCTGACTCGGACAAGCCTTTCTCCTGGATTCGCGGCAGGCAGGTTGGCGGCAGGTCCATCATGTGGGGACGGCAGACCTATCGCTGGAGCGATCTCGATTTTGAGGCCAACCTGAAGGAGGGCATCGCGATTGACTGGCCCATTCGCTACGCCGATATCGCGCCTTGGTACGACTACGTTGAGGAATTTGCCGGCATCAGTGGACAAGCCGAGGGGCTGCCTCACCTTCCCGACGGTCGGTTCCTCCCTGCAATGAAGATGAACTGCGCGGAGGAAACTGTCCGCGACGCCATCGCCAAGTATTTTCCTGGCGAGCGCATCATGACCATTGGCCGTTGTGCCGTGATCACTCGTCCCCACAACGGCCGACACCCTTGTCATTATTGCGGGCCCTGCCATCGTGGCTGCATTGCCCGCGCATACTTCAGCAGCGTGAATGCGACGCTCCCAGTTGCCTTGGCCACCGGAAATGTGACGCTCAGGCCGTTCAGCGTGGCGCACAGTCTCATTTTCAACAGCAAGTCGCGTAAGGTGAGCGGAGTTCGAGTGATCGACGCCCAAAGCCATCAAGCACTCGAATTCCAGGGACATTTGATCTTTCTCTGTGCCTCCACTCTAGAATCCACGCGGCTGCTGCTGAATTCAGCGACCCAGGAATTTCCTAATGGCCTGGCGAATTCCAGCGGTCAACTTGGCCGGAACTTGATGGACCACATTATGGGCGGTGGGGCAAGTGGCCGCATCCCCGGGAACGAAGACAAGATCGACATTGGCGATCGTCCCAATGGCATCTATGTTCCGCGTTTTCGTAACGTGAAATCCAAATCACACTTTCTGCGCGGGTATGGCTACCAGGGTGGCGCCGGCCGCCGCGATTGGGACCGCGGTATCAACTCTTCTGGGTTCGGTGCAGACTTCAAGCGTTCCTTGAAGAAGCCTGGTCCCTGGCATTTCAGCATGGGCGGTTTTGGGGAAATGCTTCCCAATCCGAACAATTATGTCGAATTGGATAAGCAGGTGAAGGATGCGTGGGGCATACCCGCACTGAAGATTCATTGCAAGTACGGTGAGAACGAATGGGCACTAATGAAGGACGCATCCATTGCTGCCGCCGAGATGCTTGCCGCAGCGGGTGCGGACGATATCCAGACCTTTATCGAGGACAATGCTCCCGGCTTGGCGATCCATGAAATGGGGACCGCGCGCATGGGAAAAGATCCCAAGGCGTCCGTGCTCAACTCATGGAACCAGGCGCATGACGTCGCCAACCTGTTTGTCACCGACGGTTCGTGCATGGTGTCTTCATCTTGCGTAAACCCGTCCATCACCTACATGGCACTTACGGCTCGCGCGTGCAATCACGCGGTGGAACTGATGAAGCGAGGAGAGATTTAG
- a CDS encoding site-2 protease family protein produces MRSQIRLVRLFGVELGLHYSWMVIAVLIAFSLAAHFRQMHPGWSDTTVWGSAILTALLFFIFIFAHELSHALVAKARGVPIRRITLFALGGMAQIEKEPARASTEFLMGVVGPATSLVIGLALLGIARALGWDPRTIPETPAVSVVVWLGRINIALAAFNMIPGFPLDGGRVLRAIIWAITKSAERSTRIAARIGQFVGLAFIVLGIWQFFMGTGINGLWLAFIGWFLLNAAGATYLRVQAGSALREIRVGQVMSHECGEVNGSISLQDFVDHYLLLTGRRCFVVTDNGRTLGLITPAELRQVEREHWPQTSVRAAMRPLDRIHAVNPDTPLTTAMEIMAREDINQLPVVSNGHVEGIVSRGQVLHLLQARSELAA; encoded by the coding sequence GTGAGATCGCAGATCAGGTTGGTTCGATTATTCGGCGTTGAACTGGGCCTTCACTACAGCTGGATGGTCATTGCTGTGCTGATCGCTTTCTCGCTCGCCGCCCACTTTCGCCAGATGCACCCGGGCTGGAGTGATACCACCGTTTGGGGTTCAGCAATTCTCACAGCTCTCCTTTTCTTTATCTTCATTTTTGCCCACGAACTCTCACACGCTCTGGTAGCCAAGGCTCGTGGTGTGCCGATACGCAGGATCACCCTATTTGCGCTGGGTGGGATGGCGCAGATTGAGAAAGAGCCCGCCCGAGCGAGCACAGAATTCTTGATGGGGGTCGTTGGCCCAGCCACCAGCCTGGTCATCGGCCTCGCCTTATTAGGAATCGCTCGTGCTCTCGGTTGGGACCCACGAACTATTCCGGAAACCCCAGCAGTCTCAGTGGTGGTATGGCTGGGACGAATCAATATTGCGCTCGCTGCCTTCAACATGATTCCAGGCTTTCCTCTGGACGGGGGACGGGTCCTGCGGGCGATTATTTGGGCGATCACCAAAAGTGCTGAACGATCCACTCGAATTGCCGCCCGCATCGGGCAATTCGTCGGCCTTGCCTTCATCGTCCTCGGCATCTGGCAATTCTTTATGGGCACCGGCATTAATGGCCTTTGGTTGGCGTTCATTGGTTGGTTTTTGCTAAATGCCGCAGGCGCCACCTATCTGCGGGTGCAAGCCGGTAGTGCTCTCCGCGAGATCCGCGTCGGGCAAGTAATGTCGCATGAGTGCGGCGAGGTAAATGGCAGTATTTCTCTGCAGGATTTTGTGGACCACTACCTGCTTCTCACTGGCAGACGCTGTTTTGTGGTCACCGACAATGGCCGAACCCTGGGCTTGATTACGCCTGCTGAACTGCGCCAGGTGGAACGCGAGCACTGGCCCCAGACCAGTGTCCGAGCCGCCATGAGACCCCTCGATCGCATCCATGCAGTGAACCCCGATACTCCCCTCACCACCGCCATGGAGATCATGGCACGTGAAGATATAAATCAGCTTCCGGTGGTTTCGAACGGCCATGTCGAGGGCATCGTGTCCCGAGGGCAGGTTTTGCACCTGTTGCAAGCGCGGTCTGAACTGGCGGCCTGA
- a CDS encoding gluconate 2-dehydrogenase subunit 3 family protein, giving the protein MSNSITRRDILKTLTAGVVAGSVLRVIPAQAAEYAHKMVQAEKASAAGVYAPKFFNPHQYKTLQSLCNAIIPPDDRSGGAVEAGAPEFIDLLTSENKEYQLSLGGGLMWLDSTCTDRYGRAFLDCSAAQQKQILDLIAYRQNSMKDSSLSQGANFFAFLRRMTADGYFTSEIGIKDLQYMGNSFRKTFPGCPSAPQI; this is encoded by the coding sequence ATGTCGAACTCAATTACACGTCGCGACATTCTCAAGACTTTGACGGCCGGTGTTGTTGCCGGATCGGTGTTAAGGGTCATTCCCGCACAGGCAGCTGAGTATGCACATAAAATGGTGCAGGCTGAAAAGGCGTCGGCGGCTGGCGTGTACGCACCCAAGTTCTTCAACCCTCATCAATACAAAACCTTGCAATCGCTCTGCAATGCGATCATCCCGCCTGATGATCGCTCGGGCGGCGCGGTCGAAGCGGGTGCGCCAGAGTTTATAGACCTGCTCACCAGCGAGAATAAGGAGTACCAGTTAAGTCTAGGTGGGGGATTGATGTGGCTCGATTCCACCTGCACCGATCGCTACGGACGTGCTTTTTTAGACTGCTCCGCTGCTCAGCAGAAGCAGATCCTGGATCTGATCGCCTATCGCCAGAATTCCATGAAGGACTCTTCGTTAAGCCAGGGCGCGAATTTCTTCGCCTTCCTAAGAAGAATGACGGCTGACGGTTATTTCACTAGTGAGATTGGCATTAAGGACCTGCAATACATGGGGAATTCATTCCGCAAGACTTTTCCAGGATGTCCTTCAGCACCACAGATATAG
- a CDS encoding DUF1080 domain-containing protein, translated as MLKRFVVLSLFVIVSLSFAYAQASSPQAATPASDQAGDWIQLFNGKDLTGWKHVGPGYMTVENGLIRTHGGMGLLYWTAGRFKDCVLRVVFKMRDENDNSGVFIRIPIEPREEWMPVHYGYEVQIDNHPERSDPPEDEYHSTGMLYSLTKPLAKAWKPGPEWNTMEITLDGLRTMVVLNGVKVSEFTEGDPVPAMKFSFEPQRGRRPIEGFIGLQNHSDNDIVFFKEVGVKPLKR; from the coding sequence ATGCTGAAACGCTTTGTGGTTCTTTCTCTGTTCGTAATTGTGTCACTCAGTTTTGCGTATGCCCAGGCCAGCAGTCCGCAGGCAGCAACTCCTGCGTCGGACCAAGCGGGCGACTGGATCCAGTTATTTAATGGCAAGGACCTGACTGGCTGGAAACATGTCGGACCGGGATACATGACGGTTGAGAACGGTCTGATTCGCACTCATGGCGGCATGGGCCTACTGTACTGGACTGCTGGAAGGTTCAAAGACTGCGTGCTCCGGGTAGTTTTCAAAATGCGCGATGAGAACGACAATTCTGGCGTGTTTATCCGAATTCCAATCGAACCGCGCGAGGAATGGATGCCGGTGCACTATGGCTATGAAGTGCAAATTGACAATCACCCCGAACGTTCCGATCCTCCGGAGGACGAATACCATTCGACCGGGATGCTGTATTCGCTTACCAAACCGCTGGCCAAGGCCTGGAAACCCGGGCCGGAGTGGAACACTATGGAGATCACGTTGGATGGTCTCCGTACGATGGTCGTGTTAAACGGTGTGAAGGTCAGTGAGTTTACGGAAGGTGACCCGGTGCCAGCCATGAAGTTTTCGTTCGAACCGCAGCGCGGGCGGAGGCCGATCGAAGGCTTCATTGGCCTGCAAAACCACAGCGACAACGACATTGTTTTCTTCAAAGAAGTCGGCGTGAAGCCATTGAAGCGCTAG